A stretch of Bacteroidota bacterium DNA encodes these proteins:
- a CDS encoding alpha-amylase family protein translates to MHAQKIVVYQILPRLFGNINQTKRYYGTIAQNGCGKFGNINQKALASLHQMGITHVWYTGIIEHASMNDYSAYDIKPDDADVVKGRAGSPYAIKDYYDVDPDLAMDVKNRMAEFEALIRRTHDAGMKVIIDFVPNHVARGYNSDAKPNYVSDLGERDNKDKAFDVHNNFYYLPNQQFIVPPDYDPLGNEMALNEDQVFEEYPAKATGNDVFKPTPSKDDWFETVKLNYGVDIMSERKTYFDSLPRTWKMMTDILEYWAAKGVDGFRCDMAEMVPVQFWNYAITRVKSNHPNLIFISEIYNPNAYQTYLTQGKFDYLYDKVGLYDAVKRLIQNKGNTEDITRCWKTEQKDISDKMYRFMENHDEQRISSADFAGSPQQGYGAMVLSATLGSGPIMIYNGQETGEQGLGVEGFGGEDGRTSIFDYWTMSSMQGWINQYKYDGYALADDEKKVREFYAKLLTICNKYESIYGPNFYDLQTANRANTAYKNMYSFLRYTTNECLLICVNFSDTTYTGTVTLPASFASQLSGLDNSSPIDLLSNQKCSYRNGKAEVKVLPKQAQLIKIY, encoded by the coding sequence ATGCACGCTCAAAAAATAGTGGTTTATCAAATCTTGCCGCGTTTATTTGGCAATATCAATCAAACCAAAAGATATTATGGTACCATAGCGCAAAATGGCTGTGGCAAGTTTGGTAATATTAATCAAAAGGCTTTGGCAAGCTTACATCAAATGGGTATAACCCATGTTTGGTATACCGGCATTATAGAACATGCCAGCATGAACGATTATAGTGCCTATGATATTAAGCCCGATGATGCTGATGTTGTTAAAGGTCGTGCAGGCTCACCTTATGCGATAAAGGATTATTATGATGTAGATCCTGATTTAGCAATGGATGTAAAGAATCGCATGGCAGAATTTGAAGCATTAATTAGGCGCACCCACGATGCCGGAATGAAAGTAATTATTGATTTTGTACCTAATCATGTTGCACGCGGATACAACAGCGATGCAAAACCAAACTATGTTTCTGACCTTGGCGAAAGAGATAATAAAGATAAAGCTTTCGATGTGCACAACAATTTTTATTACTTGCCAAATCAGCAATTTATTGTTCCTCCAGATTATGATCCGCTAGGAAATGAAATGGCGTTAAACGAAGATCAGGTATTTGAAGAATATCCTGCAAAGGCTACCGGAAATGATGTTTTTAAACCTACACCATCAAAGGATGATTGGTTTGAAACGGTAAAATTAAACTATGGAGTCGATATCATGAGCGAGCGCAAAACCTATTTCGATAGTTTGCCACGTACATGGAAAATGATGACTGACATTTTGGAATACTGGGCGGCAAAAGGGGTTGATGGCTTTAGGTGCGATATGGCCGAAATGGTTCCTGTTCAGTTTTGGAATTATGCCATTACACGCGTTAAGAGCAACCATCCTAATCTTATCTTTATCTCTGAAATTTATAATCCCAATGCATACCAAACTTATTTAACGCAAGGCAAATTTGATTACCTGTATGATAAAGTTGGTTTGTATGATGCAGTAAAAAGATTAATTCAAAATAAGGGAAATACGGAAGATATTACTCGTTGTTGGAAAACTGAGCAAAAGGACATTAGCGATAAGATGTACCGTTTTATGGAGAATCATGACGAACAACGTATATCAAGTGCAGATTTTGCAGGCTCCCCACAACAAGGATATGGCGCCATGGTATTGAGTGCAACACTTGGCAGTGGCCCTATAATGATCTATAATGGGCAGGAGACAGGTGAGCAAGGTCTCGGGGTAGAAGGCTTTGGTGGCGAGGATGGCCGTACTTCTATATTTGATTATTGGACCATGTCATCCATGCAGGGTTGGATTAACCAATATAAATACGATGGTTATGCATTAGCAGATGATGAAAAAAAGGTTCGCGAGTTTTATGCTAAGTTGCTTACTATTTGCAATAAGTATGAAAGTATTTATGGCCCCAACTTTTATGACCTTCAAACTGCCAATAGAGCGAATACTGCTTATAAAAATATGTATTCATTTTTGAGGTATACAACCAATGAGTGTTTGTTGATTTGCGTAAACTTTTCAGATACTACGTATACTGGCACAGTTACGCTCCCGGCCTCTTTTGCTTCGCAATTATCCGGGCTTGATAATAGTTCCCCAATCGATTTGCTCTCAAATCAAAAATGTAGTTACCGTAATGGTAAAGCAGAAGTAAAAGTACTACCCAAGCAAGCCCAGCTGATTAAGATTTACTAA
- a CDS encoding saccharopine dehydrogenase NADP-binding domain-containing protein, whose amino-acid sequence MHQILMIGAGRSASTAIKYFLDNSQSQHWQLTIAESDIALAQKKINGHPNGKSVLLDATDDAQRKALIAQHDIVVSLLPPALHILVAMDCVSLKKNLVTASYISAEIQALHTDALRAGIILMNECGLDPGIDHMSAMRIIDDLHHEGCAIHLFKSYCGGLVAPESNTNPWGYKFTWNPRNVILAGQSMATFLQNGKQRYLPFNRIFDDIEQIEIDGMGKWDGYANRDSLSYRTIYRLQHIDTMLRGTLRYAGYSHAWNILVQLGYTDDKCVIDNSENMTYAELTEALLPSNATGSTLQDKVASVMPGKADKDALEKVAWCGLFENQKIGIKKATPAAALQKLLEEKWRLNPGDKDMILMQHKFEYTDKQQVGYTLTSDFILKGDDTTHTAMSKTVGLPLAITTKLILQNKIASKGLQLPVTKEFYAPVLDELQSLGICFVEKTIKK is encoded by the coding sequence ATGCATCAAATCTTGATGATAGGTGCCGGCAGAAGTGCGAGCACAGCCATTAAATATTTTCTGGATAACAGCCAAAGTCAACATTGGCAACTAACTATTGCCGAATCGGATATTGCACTTGCGCAAAAAAAAATTAATGGCCATCCAAATGGCAAATCTGTATTGCTGGATGCAACCGATGATGCGCAGCGCAAAGCGCTCATTGCACAACATGATATAGTTGTTTCCTTACTTCCGCCCGCACTGCACATTCTGGTCGCAATGGATTGCGTATCGCTGAAGAAAAATTTAGTAACTGCATCCTACATATCTGCCGAAATACAAGCCTTACATACCGATGCGCTTCGAGCAGGTATTATTTTGATGAATGAGTGCGGACTCGATCCGGGAATTGATCATATGAGCGCAATGAGAATTATTGACGACCTGCATCATGAAGGATGCGCTATACATCTTTTTAAGTCTTATTGTGGTGGCCTGGTAGCTCCTGAAAGCAATACTAACCCATGGGGATATAAGTTTACATGGAATCCACGAAATGTGATATTAGCTGGACAAAGTATGGCTACTTTCTTACAAAACGGCAAGCAACGCTACCTGCCTTTTAATCGTATTTTTGATGACATTGAGCAAATTGAAATTGATGGTATGGGCAAATGGGATGGATATGCTAACCGCGATTCTCTATCCTACCGAACAATATACAGGTTGCAACATATAGACACCATGTTACGAGGCACCTTGCGCTACGCAGGCTATAGCCATGCATGGAACATTTTGGTGCAGTTAGGTTATACCGATGACAAATGTGTAATAGATAATAGCGAAAACATGACCTATGCAGAACTAACCGAAGCGCTGTTGCCCTCCAATGCAACAGGAAGCACATTGCAAGACAAGGTAGCAAGCGTAATGCCGGGCAAAGCCGACAAAGATGCTTTGGAAAAGGTGGCATGGTGCGGTCTATTCGAAAATCAAAAAATAGGAATCAAGAAAGCAACACCTGCTGCTGCATTGCAAAAACTATTAGAAGAAAAATGGAGATTGAACCCGGGAGATAAAGACATGATTTTGATGCAACATAAATTTGAATATACCGATAAACAACAAGTAGGCTATACGCTTACAAGCGATTTTATATTGAAAGGTGATGATACCACCCATACAGCCATGAGCAAAACTGTTGGATTGCCTTTAGCTATAACTACCAAATTAATATTGCAAAATAAAATCGCCAGCAAAGGCTTGCAACTGCCTGTTACCAAAGAATTTTATGCTCCGGTACTCGATGAATTGCAGTCGCTAGGAATTTGCTTCGTAGAAAAAACAATAAAGAAGTAA
- a CDS encoding polysaccharide biosynthesis protein: MEGVKVFQTDESLEKLLQENEIKHLIIAISEISKRRKAEIAAICLRYNTKVLDVPPVKSWIKGELSFKQIKKIKVEDLLERDPIVLDTEAISTELNNKTILITGAAGSIGSEIVRQVINFNPAALILLDTAESALYDLEQELKSANPDNNINYYIADIKNELRMATIFGKHKPEVVFHAAAYKHVPLMEENVSEAVANNIFGTCMVTDTAIKYGCKKMVMVSTDKAVNPTNVMGASKRIAEMYCQWQNKQHMTRFVTTRFGNVLGSNGSVIPLFKKQIEDGKNITVTHPDITRYFMTIPEACQLVLEAGTIGQGGEIFVFDMGTPVRIADLAQKMITLSGLKEGRDIEIKYTGLRPGEKLYEELLNDSENVVPTHHPKIKKAKLADVEGDMLTQHLARLKEALLQQDDLKMVSIMKELVPEFISNNSFYSRLDEKKDKS; this comes from the coding sequence ATTGAGGGAGTAAAAGTTTTTCAAACAGACGAAAGCCTTGAAAAATTGCTGCAGGAAAATGAGATTAAACATTTGATAATTGCAATTTCGGAAATTTCGAAACGCAGAAAAGCTGAGATAGCAGCCATATGTCTGCGTTACAATACCAAGGTGCTTGATGTGCCACCGGTAAAAAGCTGGATAAAAGGCGAGTTAAGTTTTAAGCAGATTAAGAAAATAAAAGTTGAAGATTTGCTTGAACGTGATCCTATCGTGTTAGACACGGAAGCTATATCCACTGAATTAAACAACAAGACAATATTGATAACCGGAGCAGCAGGCAGCATTGGTAGTGAAATTGTAAGGCAGGTAATCAATTTTAATCCAGCCGCTCTAATATTGCTTGATACTGCCGAAAGTGCGCTGTATGATCTTGAGCAGGAATTAAAATCAGCAAACCCAGATAACAATATAAATTATTACATAGCAGATATAAAGAATGAATTACGCATGGCCACTATCTTCGGTAAGCACAAGCCGGAGGTAGTATTTCACGCGGCAGCTTATAAACATGTTCCATTAATGGAAGAAAATGTAAGTGAAGCGGTAGCCAACAATATATTTGGAACGTGTATGGTTACCGATACAGCAATTAAATACGGTTGTAAAAAAATGGTAATGGTATCCACTGACAAAGCAGTGAACCCCACCAATGTGATGGGTGCAAGCAAGCGTATAGCCGAAATGTATTGTCAGTGGCAAAACAAGCAGCATATGACCAGGTTTGTAACAACACGATTTGGAAATGTGCTGGGAAGCAATGGTTCGGTAATTCCATTATTTAAAAAACAAATTGAAGATGGGAAAAATATTACCGTAACCCATCCTGATATTACCCGCTATTTTATGACCATACCCGAAGCTTGTCAACTGGTGCTCGAAGCCGGCACCATAGGGCAGGGTGGAGAAATATTTGTGTTTGATATGGGCACGCCTGTGCGTATTGCCGATCTTGCCCAAAAAATGATTACCCTTTCGGGTTTGAAAGAAGGGCGCGATATTGAAATTAAATATACCGGGCTTCGCCCCGGTGAAAAACTCTATGAGGAATTATTGAATGATAGCGAGAATGTTGTACCTACACATCATCCAAAAATTAAAAAAGCAAAACTAGCCGATGTTGAAGGAGATATGTTAACGCAACATCTAGCTAGATTAAAGGAAGCCTTGCTGCAACAAGACGATTTAAAAATGGTAAGTATTATGAAAGAACTTGTTCCTGAGTTTATTAGCAACAATAGTTTTTACAGCCGTTTGGATGAAAAAAAAGATAAAAGCTAA
- a CDS encoding DUF4920 domain-containing protein, with the protein MKYFILAILVVSLIYSCGQPADNAAKTEAPDSLVFYGEKFEPGKPLTVAELNSKVSNEKMVTGVVVSGTIAEVCQNAGCWMNIDRGDGSTMMVKMKDHAFELPFDCGGKLAIFKGDSYYDTTSVEDLRHYAEDAMKSKEEIEKITEPQYDITFIASGVILK; encoded by the coding sequence ATGAAATATTTTATTCTTGCCATCCTAGTTGTATCACTCATATACAGTTGTGGCCAACCTGCCGATAATGCGGCAAAAACAGAGGCGCCTGACTCATTAGTTTTTTATGGAGAAAAATTTGAACCGGGAAAACCTTTGACAGTAGCTGAATTAAACAGTAAAGTGAGTAACGAAAAAATGGTGACAGGTGTTGTGGTATCAGGCACAATTGCCGAAGTTTGTCAGAATGCCGGCTGCTGGATGAACATTGATCGCGGGGATGGAAGCACCATGATGGTAAAAATGAAAGACCATGCGTTTGAATTGCCATTCGATTGTGGTGGCAAACTGGCTATTTTTAAAGGCGATAGTTACTATGATACTACCAGTGTTGAAGACTTGCGTCATTATGCTGAAGATGCTATGAAATCGAAAGAGGAAATAGAAAAAATTACCGAGCCTCAATACGATATTACTTTTATAGCAAGCGGAGTTATTCTTAAATAG
- a CDS encoding hydroxymethylglutaryl-CoA lyase, with protein MRENKKITLVECPRDAMQGLHDFIPTANKVAYLNALLKVGFDILDCVSFVSPKAIPQLADSAEVLQQLDTSESATKLLAIVANIKGAEMAAEFEAISYIGFPFSISETFQQRNTKAGIAQSFENLKEIKEITERNNKQLVVYISMGFGNPYGDAWSAALTAEWAGKLDTLAPATISIADTVGIATAAQVSDVFSAVQKVNANAEIGAHLHCTTTNWEGKLRAAYNQGCRRFDSALLGFGGCPFAEDKLIGNLSTENLVKFIEDNNATTALNYFEFEKARQMAIFTFN; from the coding sequence ATGCGCGAAAATAAAAAAATAACACTTGTAGAATGTCCGCGCGATGCCATGCAGGGATTGCACGATTTTATACCTACTGCCAACAAGGTTGCTTACCTAAACGCTTTGCTAAAAGTAGGATTTGATATTCTGGATTGCGTAAGTTTTGTTTCGCCAAAGGCCATTCCTCAACTTGCCGACTCAGCCGAAGTATTGCAACAATTAGATACTTCCGAATCTGCGACTAAACTCTTAGCTATTGTTGCAAACATTAAGGGAGCTGAAATGGCCGCTGAGTTTGAAGCCATTTCTTACATTGGTTTTCCTTTTAGCATAAGCGAAACTTTTCAGCAACGAAACACAAAGGCGGGAATAGCTCAATCATTTGAAAATCTTAAAGAAATAAAAGAGATTACTGAACGTAATAATAAGCAACTTGTAGTTTATATATCAATGGGTTTTGGTAATCCTTATGGTGATGCGTGGTCTGCAGCATTAACAGCAGAATGGGCCGGCAAGCTGGACACATTGGCTCCTGCTACCATTTCAATTGCTGATACCGTTGGCATAGCTACGGCCGCTCAGGTTTCAGATGTGTTTAGCGCTGTCCAAAAGGTGAATGCCAATGCAGAAATAGGTGCTCATTTACATTGCACTACTACCAACTGGGAAGGTAAGCTAAGGGCTGCTTATAATCAAGGTTGCAGAAGATTCGATTCGGCCTTGCTTGGGTTTGGTGGGTGCCCATTTGCAGAAGATAAATTGATCGGAAATCTTTCAACAGAGAATTTAGTTAAGTTTATTGAAGATAATAATGCAACTACTGCGCTTAATTATTTCGAATTTGAAAAAGCAAGACAAATGGCAATTTTCACATTCAATTAA
- the katG gene encoding catalase/peroxidase HPI, protein MENSKNGKCPVMHGANTESQHTVTNWWPKTLNLDILHQHDSKTNPYGGDFNYAEEFAKLDLEALKTDLKKLMTDSQDWWPADWGHYGGLMIRLAWHVAGTYRLSDGRGGANTGNQRFAPLNSWPDNANLDKARRLLWPVKKKYGNRISWADLFILAGNMAYESMGFKTFGFGGGREDIWHPEKDIYWGAEKEWLAKERYTNDSSSETLENPLAAVQMGLIYVNPQGVGGNPDPLRTAQDMRTTFKRMAMNDEETVALTAGGHTIGKAHGNGDAAILGPEPEGAELETQGFGWVNTKSKGNAEETVTSGLEGAWTTTPNKWNHTYFHLLLNNDWELKKSPAGAWQWEPINMKEEDKPLDAHLPGVRRNPIMTDADMALKMDPEYRKISDKFYKDADYFAKTFAKAWFKLTHRDMGPKSRYLGADVPSGELIWQDPIPAVNYLLSDNEIDKLKGLILSSGISNAELINTAWDSARTFRGSDFRGGANGARICLAPQKHWEGNEPARLNKVLAALNEIKTAWGKEISMADLIVLGGCAAIEKAAHDAGVKIKVAFNTGRGDATVEMTDAESFAVLEPLHDGYRNYQKKSYAATPEELLLDRTQLMGLTAPEMTALIGGMRVLGTNYGGTKHGVFTNHEGVLTNDFFVNLTDMNNSWKPAGENLYHIVDRKSGATKWTATRVDLVFGSNSILRAYAEFYAQDDNKEKFVHDFVNAWIKVMNADRYDLKK, encoded by the coding sequence ATGGAAAATTCAAAAAATGGAAAATGCCCGGTAATGCATGGAGCAAATACTGAGTCGCAACATACCGTTACCAATTGGTGGCCCAAAACGCTTAACCTGGATATATTGCATCAGCATGATTCCAAAACAAATCCATATGGAGGAGATTTTAATTATGCCGAAGAATTTGCAAAGTTAGATTTAGAAGCACTTAAAACAGACTTGAAAAAACTAATGACCGATAGTCAGGATTGGTGGCCTGCCGATTGGGGACATTACGGTGGATTAATGATTCGTCTGGCCTGGCATGTTGCCGGAACATACCGCTTGTCAGATGGCCGTGGTGGTGCCAATACAGGCAATCAGCGTTTTGCTCCACTAAATAGTTGGCCCGATAATGCTAATCTTGATAAAGCTCGCAGACTTCTTTGGCCTGTAAAGAAAAAGTATGGCAATAGAATATCATGGGCCGACTTGTTTATTCTTGCCGGTAACATGGCTTACGAATCAATGGGTTTCAAAACATTTGGTTTTGGCGGTGGTCGCGAAGATATTTGGCATCCTGAAAAAGATATATACTGGGGAGCCGAAAAGGAGTGGCTAGCTAAGGAACGCTATACAAACGATTCGAGTAGTGAAACACTCGAGAATCCTTTGGCCGCTGTTCAAATGGGATTGATTTATGTGAATCCGCAAGGAGTAGGTGGTAATCCAGATCCATTGCGTACTGCCCAGGATATGCGAACCACATTTAAGCGTATGGCAATGAATGATGAGGAAACAGTAGCCTTAACTGCCGGAGGGCATACTATAGGAAAGGCGCATGGGAATGGCGATGCAGCTATACTTGGCCCCGAGCCCGAAGGTGCTGAGTTAGAAACACAAGGCTTTGGCTGGGTAAATACAAAAAGCAAAGGCAATGCTGAAGAAACTGTAACCAGCGGTTTAGAAGGTGCCTGGACTACAACACCTAACAAATGGAATCATACCTACTTCCACTTATTGCTAAATAATGATTGGGAATTAAAGAAAAGTCCGGCAGGTGCATGGCAATGGGAGCCGATAAATATGAAGGAGGAAGATAAACCATTAGATGCTCATTTACCGGGAGTGCGCAGAAATCCGATTATGACCGATGCTGATATGGCGCTGAAAATGGATCCTGAATATAGAAAAATTTCAGATAAGTTTTATAAAGACGCTGATTACTTTGCCAAAACATTTGCCAAGGCATGGTTTAAATTAACACATCGCGACATGGGCCCAAAGAGTCGATATCTTGGTGCAGATGTTCCAAGTGGAGAGTTAATATGGCAAGACCCAATTCCAGCAGTAAATTACCTATTGAGTGATAACGAAATTGATAAATTAAAAGGTCTGATTTTAAGCAGCGGAATAAGCAATGCCGAATTAATAAACACGGCATGGGATAGTGCAAGAACGTTTCGTGGTTCAGATTTTAGAGGTGGTGCCAATGGTGCGCGGATATGCCTTGCTCCGCAAAAACATTGGGAAGGCAACGAACCTGCGCGATTGAATAAAGTGCTTGCAGCCCTTAATGAAATAAAAACAGCCTGGGGCAAAGAAATTAGCATGGCAGATTTGATTGTATTGGGTGGTTGTGCTGCTATTGAAAAGGCTGCCCATGATGCAGGCGTAAAGATTAAGGTTGCATTTAATACAGGCAGGGGAGATGCTACCGTTGAAATGACCGATGCAGAATCCTTTGCAGTGCTTGAGCCGTTGCACGATGGCTACCGCAACTATCAAAAAAAGAGTTATGCCGCGACACCTGAAGAATTACTGCTAGACCGCACGCAACTTATGGGTCTTACTGCCCCAGAAATGACTGCACTAATTGGTGGCATGCGCGTACTAGGAACAAATTATGGCGGCACCAAGCATGGTGTATTTACTAACCACGAAGGTGTTCTAACAAACGACTTTTTTGTAAACCTTACTGATATGAATAATTCATGGAAGCCTGCTGGCGAAAATTTATATCATATAGTGGATCGTAAAAGTGGTGCAACAAAATG